GCCATAGAGATTAACGGTAATTTTGCCTACGAAATACGTACAGGGTATTACACTAAATTATCTTTAGGTATAAACGCAGGCGTAAACCTTTTAAATATAGATTATACTAAAGGAATTTATAACAACCAACAAGATCCATTATTTCAAGAAAACTTGAGTTCAACACGACCAATTCTTGGTTTTGGAGCTTTTTTCTACGGTACAAATTGGTATACAGGTTTATCTACGCAGAATATATTAAACTCGCAGATATTTGATGACAGTGAGCTGGTAACCAATAGAAAAAGTCAATATTATCTAATGGGAGGCTATGTTTTTGATCTTTCGGAACGCTTAAAGTTTAAGCCAACGGTTCTAACAAAATACGTTTCTGCAGCCCCACTAACCGTAGATGTATCCGGTAATTTTTTGATAGATGAAAAACTAAGTTTAGGTCTTGCTTATAGGTATGATGATGCCGTAAGTGCGTTAGCTGGTTTTAATTTATCGGAAAAATTCTTCATTGGTTATGCATATGATTATACGCTAACAGATTTAAATAACTATAACGATGGTTCTCATGAAATTATATTAAAATATAACATTTTTGATAGAAACAAGAGAGCATTATCCCCAAGATTCTTTTAAAAACAATACTATGAAAAACATAATTATACTATTTATTATATTTTCTTCTACTATTGTTTTCGCGCAAAGTAAAGAAGAAAGAGCAGATGATCATTTTAGAGAATTTAAATTTGATGCTGCCATCAAATTATATGAGGATCTAGCTGACGATAAAAAAAAGCCATCCATGCATATTATTCAGCAATTGGCAGATAGCTATTTTAATATAAACGATTATCACAATGCTAAAATATGGTACAGCAGACTCTATGTAATTCAAGGTAAAAGAATAGAAGAAGGTAACCTCATAAAATTGGTACAATGCCTTAAAGCAGATTTAGAAATAGAAGCCGCAGATGAGCTACTTAAAGAGTACTATACCAAACCCGCAAAGCTGAAAATGATTTTGGCTCAAAAAGCGTATCTAGATAGTATTTCTAAAGAAAAACCCAATTATACTATTCAGAATGTGCCTTTTAATAGCAAAAAATCTGATTTTGCTCCTTATTTGTATACCAATGGATTAGTGTTTGCCTCTGCCAGAGATACACTTAAATCTAGCACGCTTTATCCTTGGAACAAGCAGCCATATTTAGACCTGTATATTACCAATCCAAAGCAGACCGATTATACTCCTGAAAAGTTTCTTGAAAATATGGAGTCCGATTTTCATGATGCAACCATTGCTTTATCATGGGATGCTAAGACCGTATATTTTACACGGAATTTTATCGAGAAAAATAAATTAAGCGCAAATGCAGATGGCCTCTCTAATATGCAAATATTAAAAGGAAGTATTGTAGATAATCAGCTCGTTAATATTACCTCTTTAAGCTTTAATAGTAAAGAATATTCTTGCGGACACCCTGCACTAACTGCAGATGGTAATTATATGTATTTTACCTCTAATATGCCAGGTGGTTATGGAGAATCGGATATTTATAGGGTAGCTCTAAATGCTTCAGGAGATGCCGGTATGGAGCCTGTTAATTTAGGGCCGACGATTAATACGAGAGGCCGTGAAATGTTTCCTTATGTAGTACATGATATCTTGTACTTTTCATCAGATGGTCATTATGGACTAGGGGGCTTAGATGTTTTTGCCTCAGCGCTATTATCTGGCGATGAATTTTCGTTACCATTGAATAGGGGGGAGCCTATAAATAGTAATATGGATGATTTCTCATACATAAGAGAAGTTGCCTCCAACAATGGATACCTAGCTTCTAACCGAAGTGGAGGCGTAGGAGACGATGATATTTATTATTACGAAGGAATACAACCTACAGATTGTTTAGAATATTCTGGAACCGTGTTTGATGAAAAAACAGGAGAACCCTTATATGAAGCTACAGTAGAAATATATGATTCAGAAGAAGGTCTAGTTTTAGCCACTAAAACAGATATGGAAGGGTACTATAACTTTATCTTACCATGTAATAAAACCAATAAACTGGTGTTTTCTAAGAAAAAGTATTCAAAAAAGTCTGTTACAGTTACTACAGGTGAAAACCCAAAAGCTCCATCCATGAATAATAAAGTGTATTTAACTCCTTTTGAGAGTTTAATCGTAAAAGATAATGGGGTCGAAAAAATTAAAGTAGAACCTATTTATTTTGATTATGATAAATATGATATTACAGTTAGAGCAGAAATAGAACTAGAGAAAGTATTGTTTGTTTTAAGAGAATTTCCTGCTATAAAAATAAAAATAGAATCGCATACAGATGCTAGAGGCAAGGATGCTTATAACTTAAAGCTATCTGATAATAGGGCGAAAGCCACTCGAGACTATTTGATCTTAAAAGGAATTGTCGCCAATAGAATAGAAAGCGCTAATGGGTATGGCGAATATCAATTAAAGAATGAATGTAGCAATGGTGTAAGTTGCTCAGAGCAGAAACATTTAATTAACCGAAGGTCTGATTTTATTATTATTTCAAAATAGAAAAATTTTGTACAGAGACACAAAAAAAGCATCATGTAAATGATGCTTTTTTTTATTCCTTTTAAAAATGCTATTGTGCGTATTCTTTAAAACATTGAGTTCAATTATAGATTACCATTTAAAGAAATTAATCTATCTGAAGTATCAAATTCTGCACTTAATATTTTCTTGTTTTTTAAACCTTCAATTTTATTTTCTGAATTGTGTAATTTAAAACCTCGATCTATGATATAATTTGCAAAAGCATTTTTATGATGTACCGTTATTCCTCTTATCAACTGCGGAAAACAGGTTAATACTTTTTCAATTTTAGCGACATCAATTTCAGGAATTCTTTCATCATCAATGGTCACCACCAGTGTTCCTTGACCATAATTAGCACAATAATAGCTTTTAGAAGCAAATATGCCGCAGGCGAGCATGCCTATTTTATGCTCAAAATGCTCTTCTACATTAAAGTGACCTTCAATTAATTCCTCAATATTTTTTAATGTTCCGAGTTCTTGCAGTTGCTTAGATTGCACTAGTAATTTTTCGGGAATTCCACTTTGGGTATTCGCCCAACCCCACATCCAAGAGCTAGTGTTAAATGAAAGAGACCCTATTACCTGAATAGGAAATTCTAATTCACCAAAAACAATACTTCCCCTTCCTAAATCTAATTGCCATGCCTCTGAACCAATTAGATCTCCAAAAATTAGTTGTTTTTCAAAAGATAATCCGGCATGTGATTCAAAAGCTTCTTCCAAAGAATTCCACTCTGGTTTGGTACGAGTATCAAATTTAGTAAGGTTATTTTCTTCGTCGTTTTTATGCTGTTCCATAACTACTTTTAATTTAAGATCTTTTCAATGAGTTGCCAGTTTAGTTCCTGAGCATAATCTAGCGCTGTTTTATTGGTTTTAGATTTTATGTTTTTATCTGCTCCTAATTCTAATAAAATTTCAATCGTAGTCACATTTCCGGCTATTGCTTCCCTATGCAATAGACTAAGCCCGTTTTCATCCTGTACTGTTAATTCATTAGGATTTTCTTTGATAAAGCTGCGTAAGTTATCTCCCATATTTTTACTCATAGGGTGCTCAATTAAATTTTCAGGATGCTCTTTTTGTTGGTAAACAAGAAGAATATCATCAAAATCTCCAAAATTTAAACCCCAGGCATTATCGTGTTTCTCTCGCTCTAAAGCATCCATTTCAGAACGCATGGCATGGATGGTAAAACCTCCATAGGTTTTTTCTTGAATAGACAGCATCCAATCTCCTATTTCATTAATTTTTTTCGTAACAAGATCTCCTTTTGAAACATTAGTGAGTTGGTGTGGTTCATTTACTAATTCTCCGGTGATATAGGCTCCATCAAAATTTAGATTGTTAACCCACATGTGTTCTACAGTAGGTTCTTTTTTTTCTGCAAATTGTTGTGTGAACGCTACTTTAATCATAGCAAAATCATGAGCAGGAACAATTCTTCTAGCTTCCCAATACAGTTCTCTCCAAAAAAAATTAAAAGTCTCTTGAGCCTTTAAATTTGCCTCTCTCATTTTTTTATTTTGCTCGATATAAAAAATAGTTTGCTTTTTTTCTTTGTTATCGTCCATTAGATTTTTTTTTAAAGTAGTCGAATTGTTAGGTATACTAAACTTTTAAAAGATAGTTTTGGTATAAAAAAGATATAGATTAATTAGAAGATATATTTGTTTTAAAAAAAGCCTTGTAGTTGTTTTTACAAGGCTTTATTTAATCCTTATCATGCTATGAACATAGCATTTAATTTTTAGAAATATTATATTTCATGGTAGCCATAATAGGTTCAAAAAAGACAGTCTCTTGAGACACAATTCTTTTTTGTACAATAGTATATGGGAAGGTCGTATATTCAGGATTTTCATGACGTATGCAGATCTCTTGTCCATACTCATCGGTAATATGCTTCCAATCTGATTTAAACTCAGTATTTAAAACCTCACCATAAGCGCTACCTAACGCAAGTTCAATCATTTTTTTATTTGGCCTTTCTAAAGTGCTAGAGTTAAAGCTATCACTATCTTCTATATATGCAGTTTCATCTGCTAACCAAAGTGCAAAAACTTGTGATAGTAAAGTAGCGGTAAATGTGCCTTCAAATTCCGGCACATATTTTTTACAAATAGAATAGGCTAAATCTGAATATAATGCTATAACATTATATTCATCTTCCGTTAAGTCTCTAAGAGTCGTCATCCGGCCTAATTTTATAAATTATTCTCTAACAAATCTATAAGTACATTTGTTCTACTGTCTACATCAGGTGCATTACTAACCGGACAGTGGTTTATTTCTAAAATACCATCTACAAACGTAAACGCATTTTTAGGATTGTGGTGGTTATCTCTGTTCACAATAACAATCTTTTTAAGTCCTTCTTTTAAGGCTTCTTTCCCCATGTCATCTGCTGTAATTGCAGTAAATGCCTCTATAAGCGGTTGAAAATAAATTTTAGGATAGGTCTCCATATATAAATGCATAAAACGGTTTTCAAATAAAGTATCCCATTCTATTTCTAAGGGTGCGTCAAAACCTGCAGCTTTAATTAGTTGTTCTTTTAAGGCAGGAAATTGTTCGTCTTGAAATTGCTTTGTAATTTTTTTCTCTTTAAGTCCCATATTGATTTATTTTTTAATTCTTATTTATGTTGAGACTCTAAAATTATATGAAATACTAATATATTTATAAACGGTTTTATAAACGTTGTTTTTTGTTTTAAATCCGCTTAATACTAATTTTGAACTATACCAAAAACTAGGGTTTAGCTGTTGTTTACTTTTAATAAAGCTCGAATTAATTTATAGGAAAGGGTATAGTTATCGTATTAAAGAATATAATAGTTACGTTGTTAAGCTTTTCTATACGACTAGAATTTAGTTTAAAAATTTTGACTTTAGTGTGAAAAGCGCGAATATAAAACAGATGGTAGCATTTGTAAAGAAGGCTCTCTTTTTGTGTAAAGCACTTTTATATTGGTGTTGCTAAACTAAAAAAAATAAACATGGACTATACAAAAATGGGAGAGGAGATAGCTACATATGCAGCCTTTGAATGAACATATAAAATAGAAGTAACAGAAAAAAATACATCCAAAAATTAGAATTGAGAACGTTTTTTTTGTCTATGACTAGCCAGATGATGAGGAAGGTGCCAGCACAAGTATTCCTGTTAGAAGCATACTTTAGAGGATAAAAAATATGAAATAGGTACTGCACATAATTTTTAGGATTATAATGTTAAGGCGTATCACATAAATAATTATGATGAATATATCTCTGATATTTATCCCTTACTAGTAAAAAGAGCGTTAGAAATTTCTAAAGAAAAAAAAGAAGATGTGTTGGGTCTTTCGCTTTCGGAAGTAATTCCTTTTGATACGCAAGAAACTAATGTAAAAAGATGGACAAATGAAGCTTTGAAAAGGTATACCATAGAGACTATTTAATAAAGATAAAATTTACATTCATGTTAGAAAATTTAATAGTAGAAAGCTTAGAAGAGTTACCTCTTTTATTTAATAAAAATTATATAGCATTTATTGCAGAAAAGACTAGAAGTATTACAGTAGATGATCAAGAATTTACCTTGTATACCGCAGAAGAACTTAGCGCTAAAATTACTATAGATGGGTTGGTGGTAAGTAACGTATATGCATTAAAAGGGTATGTGAAAACAATAAAAGAATTTTTAGGTCCTAATACGATGGATCAAAAAGGAAATCAATTTTCGATGTTAATGCTTGCAGCAAGTAAGGTTATAGGGCATGACAATGGCAATCTCCTATTTTTAGATGCACATGATAGTAAAAGTATTTATATTTTTCATCCAGATGGGGGAGACCTTACCAAAACTAAATTGAAATTAAATACCATTATAAAAAATGCATAGTAATTTACTACAAAAGTAAGAAGCCTTATAGATAAACCGTTAAAGGAGCATTTCTCTTTGTTTTTAAAAGCTTAATAGCACATACAAAACGATGCGTAGCACTTATAAAAGAAAATTAAAAATATAGATATACAACCCTACATTAGTTCTTAAAAAAAATAGAATGGATTATACAAAGACAGTAGATGGAATCTGTAAAGGTGGAGGCTTTGAAATAACGCACAAAATAGAAGTTACCAAGAAAATTACACCTAAAATTAGTATTGATGATGCTCATTTTTTAATCTATGACTGGCCAGACGATAAGGAAGGTGCCAATACAACTATTGCTATAAATTTGACTTATTTTTTTATTTTAGAAGATAAAAAGTATGAAATAGGTACTAAAAATACATTTTATGATTATGATGTTACAGCATATAAAAACACGCTAAAAAACTGGTATACTAACGATGTTTACCCTTTAATTGTAAAAAGAGCTTTAGAAATTTCCAAAGAAAAATTAGAGGAGGAATTAGGGGTTTCTTTAACTAACATAGCTCCTTTTGATACACAAGAAGCCAAAGTAAAAAGACTCGCTAATAAAGCTTTAAAAAGCTGTTTGATAGATACTATTTAAATAAGGAACACCATTAATTTGAAAAATAGGTAAAGTGAAATTTAAATTACCGTATATCATGGAAAACAATTTACTACAAAAGCAAGAAGCTTTATACCGTAATTTAAACTTTGCTGTAGCGATTAAAAAAGATAAGGTTGGTCTTATAACCCATTTTATTGCGAGTGAAAAGGAGGCTCGTGAAAATGATTTTCAAGGTCAATTTTATCCATCTTATCATTACGAGATTGATAAAGTAATGAATACAAAAATGCTTAAAATTTTAGATGAAGATATTTTTTCTGCATTTTACTACAGACTTAAATTAGGCATTATAGATAAACCTTCAGAAAAACATTTTTCATTATTTTTAAAAGCTGTTGCGCATAATATAGCCGATAACGACTTAGAGAATACTTTTTTAAGCGGTACAAAAATGTATTTACTTTTTGGTATAAAAAACAACGAAAATTCTGATGCTGTATATGATGTAATTTATGAAGATTATATAGCGATTTTAAAGTTTTTAAACCTTTGTAGTACCTACACCGCATATCCTAATTTACGTAAAAAGAAAGACCGGTTTTTACCGTTCCTAGACAATGCTATTTTAATAACCAGGATAAAGGAAGGTATATCTTTTTATTTTGAGAGCAATTTTGTTACCGCAGGCTCATTGGTTTTATTGCTCTTAGCTACGGATAAAACATCCAAAGACAAATTACGTAATTTGAATGATAGTGCTTTAAAAAATGATGACGTTTGGTTATTGGGTAGTTTTTATAAAGATTTTCAGCAAACAGAAGCTAACAAAGAACTCTTGAACAATTTATATTCAAAATTTTCTAAAGAGTGGATAGATGAATACCAAAAAAGAAATTGGGATTAAAAGCTTACAATTTTTTAACAGGGTAAAGCTAGCTTCAATTAATCAGCGATATGAAGATAGTGTGGTTAAAGCAACAGAAACTTTTTAGCTGTGATACTACTTAATGTTACCGCTAGCTATGACTAAGCATCCTAGCGGTAACTTTATTTTTAGATAATTTTATTTTTCACTTGTCTAAAGGGATGGTACCTACAATACTCCCCTCTTTTATAACAAAGAGCATATTTGCTATTGGAGCATTCCCATAACTATCATCTTCCCAAGCGTTTTGATGTAAATGCACAAAAGAGCTTAATAATTTTTCGCCTGCATCTCTAGAGATGACCATCATACATGTTCTTCTAGGAATAGTTACAAGCAACTCCTCTGAGTTTAGCATTTGATGCGCTTTTAGCATGTGGTTCGGAGATAAAATTCTTTCGCTAGAAAAATCCAGTCCGCTAGAGGTTAATACTTTATTTTCTAAGGCTTCTGAAAATTTAAACTCAGTAACATAGTCTTCTAAGTTTTGAAAAGCTTCTTCTAAAACTTTATTAGCATCCAGGGTTTCTAAATGCTTATGGGTTAAGAAAATAAAATTATCAGGAGTATCATACCCGAAGCCTACTACAACTTTAGGGCTGTCTTCATCGCCAATTAAAGTAGATTTGATAGCTCCTGCTTTAAGGCCTACCCAGTCTCCTGGTTTTAGGATAGGGTATATTTTATGCTGACCACTTTCTGTCTGTTTTACAATTTTTTCAATTTCTTCGTTGGTATTTTTGCTTCCTGAAATTGTAGTACTCATTTTTTATTTATTTTATTGTTTATAACAAATTTAAGGGTGCCTGCATCGCTTTTTATCACGGTATTCCGCTATTTTAAAAAATAATATAAAACGGAATATGGCCTATGCTATTCCCGTTATCTATTTGACGGGTAGGCATTATATTAGTCTACTTTGTATACCAATTTCATAGTAATTGAAGCTGTTTTTTCTCTTGAACTTGTATTAAAAGTTCCTCCCCAAGAATAATCTTCTCCAGAGTTTTGACCTGTGATTTGAAAAATTCCCATTTTAGCAGATTCTAGATTGCTTAAATCTCCTCCAGAAAATTCAGCTATGTTTTCTGCTCGTACTCTTGCGTCTTCTGTAGCTTTAGAAATCATCTCAATCTTTAGGTCTGCAAGTTTTGTGTAATAGTATCTAGGAGCTTCTGAATAAAACTGAACGCCTTGGTTTAATAATTCGGTAATTTCTCTAGATACTTTTTCAATCTTATCAACTTCATTAGATTCTATTTGTACCGCTTGTGTTAGTGTATACCCTACAAACTCTTCTCCAGCATATTCACCATTAGCGTTGTACAAATTTTTTGTTTTTTGATTTGTTTTCACCGCACTATAGATCAGCTCTTCGGTTTTAATTCCCATTTTTTTTAAATAACTATTTATAGTCGCTTTGTTTTGCTCCAAGTTTACATAGGCTTGTTTAAGATCTTCATCTTCTGCATTAAAACTACCTTCCCAAACAATAAGGTCTGAGGAAAAATCTGTTTTCCCTAATCCGGTAACTTGAATTTTACCATCTACTTTGGCTCTGTCTGTATAGGCTTTTCCTAAGAAAATTGAAGCCACAACGATGGCTATTCCAAAAATTAAAGCACTTGTATATTGTTTCATAGTATGTGATTATTATTATTATTATTATTATTATTATTTATTTTTTAATTGTTTAGACCTTGTTGCTACCAATAAGACCCTACTAAAAAGGTCATGCGTATAAAAGCAACAACACTTTCATCTGTTAGCTTTAAAGGAGCTTCTAAATGGGTAACTTCATCTCCATCTACAAAAACAACAAATAAACCATCTTTAAAAGCGAGTATAACATTGTCTATAGCTTCTTGTACTACGGCTAGATCTTTATTGGCTAAATCTCCAAAATCTACCTTCCCGCTTTCGGCTTGGTTTTGTATTTCTGCGGGGCTCAAAAAACCGACCACATTAACTTCTAGCCTTTTTTTATTAAAGGCTTCTACTTGTTTTTTTACACAAGCAATTAATAAATCTTCCAGATTTTTTGGTGTTTCTAGGAGTGTTAAAGGGACTTCTTTTACCTTTTTTTTACCAAGTCTTTTAAGTTGTAATGTGAGTTCCATTTGTATGTTTTTTTTGCGTTAGGGATTGTCGTGGAAAGCCCACAGTGCGATAGCACGAGGACTTGCAACAAAAGCCCGACCTCGCCTAAGCGAGGTAACGCCCTTGTTATACCAAATAAACATCTAATTTATCATCAATAATTTTAAAATTTATTTGGTATTATTTAAACATTAGCTATTTATCTGTGCTAAAATAGTTGGATCTTGAATTTTATTATCTTCGGATAAGAGTTTCATTTTTGAAATGATTTCTGCTGATTTTGGATCGTCGTCTACGAAAGGTAAAAACATACGCCCTCTATGCTGACTATGCACGGGAAGTATGGATAATGACAAGCCGTTTTTACTAACCTGTCCGCTTCCTAAATGTATGCTGTACTCGCCCAAGGTACCTCTTACGAGTATATGGCGTTCTTTTACCGTAATATTTTTAAGCTTAAATAGCTGAGCCGATTCAGAGGCTAAAGCAGCGCGCATTTGTAGCGTGCTATGACTTGCTTCTGGGTCTACACCACCAACGTGAGCAACACTTACCACAAGATCTATATCTCTCATTATCTCACTAAAAACTACCGAAGGCACCTCTTTTAGCGGAATTGGTTTGTACGTGTCTAATGAGTGAAAACTTATATGTTCTAGTGTTGGTGCCTCAATATCTGCAGGAGAATACCAGTCTGCCATAGCATACATTGTTGCCATAAAACCGAGTTTATGATACACTTTTTGCAATCCGTCTTCATTACTAACCGTCCAACCACGGCTACGTAACAAGGCTACCGTTTTTTGTGGCTGAATCTGATGTCCTTGATAGCGTTCTGACTTAGAACCAAGTTCTATTTCATCCTTAGTTACCAAATACAATTCTCTAAAGACTTGCTTAAAAGGTTGCACTAAACGCTCTGCAAAGAGGTATTTCTGGTACAGATCCCACTGTACAGCATTGTATAAGTGTGATGGGTGCGCTATAACCAAAACATCAGTTTCTTGTAAACTATGCTTGGTACCTTCAGTATCTGTTAAAATACCTTCTGTATAAAAGCCAGAAATTTGTCTTTCAGGAGAAAACAGCACCAATTTGCTCAGCATCACCTTTACAATAGGGTGTTGCATTATTTTATGAATCTCTGCTGCCGTAAACTCATCTTCGTTTACCATAGCATTTTCTAGGGATAAACGGGTTCTGCTGTATTGTTTAGACAAATAAGATTTGCCTTCTTTTAAAGCCAATACTTGCTTGTCTTTTTTATACTTAGCAGGAATAGATTTTTGTTTTTTATCGCCTTTGGTGACTAGAAGATCTGTTTTTCCTTGATCTGTAATGACCAATTCTATTACCGCATCATCGAAAGTAAGCACGGCATTTTCCATAATAGCGATGGTAGCTTTACTTTCCATAGCCCAACTAAAACGTACACGATCCTGAAAACCTGCATTTCTAGATAAGTTATCTAAGGCAATTTCTACCGCATTTTTCTCGCTTTCTTGGCGCTGCGCTCCAAACTGCTTGCTCTCTTTTAAAAACTGTTGCAATAGATTGTAACGCTTTAATAAATCTTTTTCTGGGATGGTTTTACTTAGGGGGATTAAACCTAAAGTACGCACATAATCTTTATCTCTTTTCTCTGTAATTTTCTTTAAGGTTTCCGTTATTTTTACTTCGCCTAACATTACACTAGAATATAGTTTTACTTGTCTGTGCCCATTACCATCCGTAATATATTTGGCAGCATCATGTAAAATTTTCCAATTAGTTTTTCCAATACTTTTATACACCTTATTAAACCAATCTATATCTATGGCACCCATTGCAAAGTCGGACTTTGGAATGTTAGAATACCTAGAAATTATAGTTTCTTTTTCGCTGCTCATATAATCAGATGCGTGCGCTTGAAACCACCATACGGCATCCTCTAATTTTTCTAAACCAAGATATTCCCCCACAAAACCTGCCCATTGTGTAGCGTAGCATGCCAGTTCTACCAAGCGCTTTTTAGGAATGTTAGCGTCATCTGCAAGGGCAACAAAATCTGAATAATTTTCTATTTCATTAGGGATACTCATTTTTAGTATAGCACTGAACTTAGATTTTTTAGTGTCACCATAATAGCTGTAGCCACGTTCAAAAGTATCTTTGCCCATACGTTGTAGTACTTTAAAAACATAGGCTATGCCTTCTACTTTATGGATGTTAGAAATATACGCTGACGCCTCTGTCGCTAAATCTCCACGTTCTAATTCTACAGCAAGAATATTTGTTTTTAGCTCGTTAAAAATAGCGTTTGGTATCAAGTTAACATTTAAACTTCCGTTACGTTTTCTATAGTTTTGAGCATCATCTAAGATAGCCATTAACTCGGAGGAGTTTAGTGCTTGAAAAAGTAGATCGTCTTCAGTAATTAAATTCTTTTGAAAGAGTAGTAAAGAGATGTCTATAAAGGGAAATACAAGCCCTCTATTGGTATTTCGTTTTTCTGTTGCAGCACTTATCGTGGTAATTGGTTTTGGGTATCCAATATATTGGGCCACTAAAAACATTTTTATATCCCAATATTTCTTTAGCTGCGCTTCATTAGCAAATTGCTTTAACTCTTCTACATTTATTACACATACCAAGCCATCAATAACATCGATCCAATGGTAGTTGTCATGCCCGTACCTCTTGCCGTAGGAGAACTTGCTTGTTTTGAGCTCTTCAGGGAAATTGGCAATGGTTTCTTCCCACAGGTCTAGTTTAAAGCTAAGTACAGCAGCCCTATCTGCATAGGCATTAAATAAGCGTTTTAAAATTTTAGTATATCTAGATCCTGTACTGTAATAGCTACGTTCTGGTACCGCTAATTTTATTTGCGTTAAGTCGGGCACATATTGTTTGGTAAATTCTTCTAAAGTTTCATAATTACCATAGGGAGCACTAATTCTATTGATGTAGCGAATGGCCGAGTACAGTTCAAAATCATTAAGATTACTCTCCTCATACCATTGTATCCAAACCGAAGCTAGAGGAATGTTTTGTAAATGCACTTCGGGATTGACCTCTTCTTTAATTCTTTTAATTTCTTGAATACCGTTGGCGATTAATGTGGTACTGGTTTCCCCATCATAGGCTTCAAATTGATATTCATGATTTCTA
This genomic stretch from Cellulophaga algicola DSM 14237 harbors:
- a CDS encoding DUF4132 domain-containing protein, translating into MIPFEKAQAYIKKHEKVALKKEDFNQFSSPYKIFGLLLSGLSDERRRQVNIDPFTEAFENAITVNPWTTKEGMSLGVFLFGEIQAPYLAVLWSMFDSLPYQNGYNRRAFRAKVNAQHLYNKINYFRRFLASNRTGYGALTLEEQFQYSTYFDNKHSYFFGAVLQYKSELVITVVKDILQAEDEIGGVSRDIIKGLLLTQKEECWVLVSQLLLAAQRQEGLRQTILESLDETSHGALKHIIGVILEHDLTRFSSVVRAVDTWFGFGWDAPKKATIKRILELSKSHILNLKDIDKLLKSKDNLEVYVGLWAIGLVDIDVANSKALELVYTTDKLDKKLLGLYFVSQTGRTNSTITDYFKKEFGKNPAVDYWMMINLPEIDIDENLFLSIQNVAEALPKDGKVYEGNVFSWHTFTVQSNFFYNFIINNATEDLLHLLGKQLDKLPSEVRETYMRKVFPNHYTYSFGSNYGNTKPTQLLLSEDAWRRTLAHQAIRDRNESVMATGIHVFYHMPLYQEDFNIVEELLGRKNKSLRAAMIKLLIIQPEDTVKTSTQNLIVAKNVDQRLAALEMLTLLDEKKQYPEFIKEQVSSYKERPKHTKNESVFLEKFSKTKIGYSFSNGFGAVNYSNLSPLYTPQLKFDDKKSFFNKLGITTANFKFRDFIDEPKIVTAVNNLIALVHEHRNHEYQFEAYDGETSTTLIANGIQEIKRIKEEVNPEVHLQNIPLASVWIQWYEESNLNDFELYSAIRYINRISAPYGNYETLEEFTKQYVPDLTQIKLAVPERSYYSTGSRYTKILKRLFNAYADRAAVLSFKLDLWEETIANFPEELKTSKFSYGKRYGHDNYHWIDVIDGLVCVINVEELKQFANEAQLKKYWDIKMFLVAQYIGYPKPITTISAATEKRNTNRGLVFPFIDISLLLFQKNLITEDDLLFQALNSSELMAILDDAQNYRKRNGSLNVNLIPNAIFNELKTNILAVELERGDLATEASAYISNIHKVEGIAYVFKVLQRMGKDTFERGYSYYGDTKKSKFSAILKMSIPNEIENYSDFVALADDANIPKKRLVELACYATQWAGFVGEYLGLEKLEDAVWWFQAHASDYMSSEKETIISRYSNIPKSDFAMGAIDIDWFNKVYKSIGKTNWKILHDAAKYITDGNGHRQVKLYSSVMLGEVKITETLKKITEKRDKDYVRTLGLIPLSKTIPEKDLLKRYNLLQQFLKESKQFGAQRQESEKNAVEIALDNLSRNAGFQDRVRFSWAMESKATIAIMENAVLTFDDAVIELVITDQGKTDLLVTKGDKKQKSIPAKYKKDKQVLALKEGKSYLSKQYSRTRLSLENAMVNEDEFTAAEIHKIMQHPIVKVMLSKLVLFSPERQISGFYTEGILTDTEGTKHSLQETDVLVIAHPSHLYNAVQWDLYQKYLFAERLVQPFKQVFRELYLVTKDEIELGSKSERYQGHQIQPQKTVALLRSRGWTVSNEDGLQKVYHKLGFMATMYAMADWYSPADIEAPTLEHISFHSLDTYKPIPLKEVPSVVFSEIMRDIDLVVSVAHVGGVDPEASHSTLQMRAALASESAQLFKLKNITVKERHILVRGTLGEYSIHLGSGQVSKNGLSLSILPVHSQHRGRMFLPFVDDDPKSAEIISKMKLLSEDNKIQDPTILAQINS